TGTGGTCGCGGCGGCCGCGCCGCTGCGGGTGGCCTCGTTCAACATGCTCCACGGCGGGCTGACGTCGGCCCTGGGCGGCGACGGCGAGCGCCTCGAGGATCGCCTGCGGCTGGCGAGCGCCGATCTCGCCGGGCTCGATCTCGACGTCCTCGGCCTCCAGGAGGCATCGGTCGCCCGCGACCGGGGCGACATGGCGGCGCGGCTGGCCGCGGCGCTCGGCATGCCGGCGGTGGTCGGCGCGCCGCCGCTCACCTGGTTCGACCGGCTGACGGCGGCGGTGCTGCGGCTCTCCGAGGGACCGGCGCTCGTGAGTCGCCATCCCCTGATCGCGTCGCGCGTGTGGCCGCTGCCGCGCTGCGGGGACAGCTCGGCGCGCAGCCTCGTCTGCGGTGAGGTCGCGGCCCCGGGCGCAACGGTGACCGTGTGCTCGACCCACATCGACGGCGGCGCCTGCCAGCTCGCGGCGCTCGCCCAGCGCATCGCCGCACGCTGCCCGACGACGCCGCTCGTCGTCCTGGGCGACCTGAACGCGACCCAGCACGCGCCCGCCGTCGTCCAGCTGCTCGCCGTGACCGGGCTGCGCGACACGTTCCGTACGGCGCATCCCGACGAGCCGGGGGCGACCGTCTGGCAGCCGGTGACGAGCGAGCGCTCCACCGTCCATCGCCGCATCGACTACGTGTTCGTCGCGCCGGGCGGCGGCGTCGACTTCGACGTGCGCGACAGCCGCGTGGTGCTCGATCGCCCGCATGCGACGCCGGCGGGACCGCTGTGGCCGTCGGACCACCGCGCCGTGCTCGCGGAGCTGGCGCCGGTGCCCGCACCGGCGCCGGCGTCGCCGCCGCACTGCGTGCGCCTCGGCGGCGTCTGATCCGGCGGCGGCCGGTGCTCCGGCGCCGGCGGTTGGCGGTCGCGCCGCGCGTCGGGCATCGTCGCGCCATGTCGGTCTCCCTGCGCCATGCCTGTCCCGACGATGCGACCACGATCCACGCGCTCGTCACCGCTCTCGCGGTGTACGAGCGGGAGCCCGACGCGGTCCGGGTCACGCCCGAGATCCTGCGGGCCCAGCTCGGCGCGCCGCAGCCGCCGTTCGAGTGCCTGCTCGCCGAGGACGACGGCGTCGTGTGCGGCTTCGCGCTGTTCTTCTCGACTTACTCGACCTGGGTGGGGAAGCCGGGGCTCTGGCTCGAGGATCTGTTCGTGTTGCCGGCGCATCGGCGCCGCGGCGTCGGGCGGCTGCTGCTCCAGCGCCTGGCGCAGCTCGCGGAGGAGCGCGGCGGCGGGCGCCTCGAGTGGTCGGTGCTCGACTGGAACGCGCCGGCGCTCGCCTTCTACCGCGAGCTCGGCGCGCAGGCGATGGATGCGTGGACGATCCACCGCGTGCACGGCCCGGCGCTGCGCGCGCTGGCCGCGGGCTGACCGGCGTCTCAGAGCAGGAAGTTGCCGATGCCGGCCGCGACCGGCTTGGCGGGATCGTCCTGCCAGGCGACGACGCGGACGTTGGCGATGCGCCGCCCGTGCTTCACGATCGCGGCACGCCCGCGCGTCGTGCGCGGCCCGACCGAGCGCAGGTAGTCGACGGCGAAGTTGATCGGCTTCGGCACGCGCTGCGTCTCGCCCACCGCGAGCAGGCCGACGAGCGCGGTCAGCTCGAGGAACGCGCCCACGACGCCGCCGTGGATCGCGGGCAGGGCGGCGTTGCCGACGAGGTCGTCGCGGAACGGCAATACGCAGACGATGCCGTCGGCGTCCTCCTCCACGCCGACGTCGAGGAAGCGGGCATAGGGGATGTTGTCGAGGGCGTCGCGCGGCTTCATGCCGGCTCCTTGTCCGCGCGCAGCGCGCGCGCCACCGGGCTGAGGCTCGAGTTGGCGCCCAGCATGAAGGTCGCGAGGCAGCTCGCGAAGGGATCGTCGGGCGTGACCTCCCATGCGGCGGCGCGCACGAAGGCGACGTGACGGGTGAGCTTGTAGCAGTGCGCCTCGCCGACGAGCGCGTGGTCGGGCGCCGCCGCGCGCAGGTAGTCGACGCGCAGGTCGAGGGTCGCGATCGCGGTGAGCTCGGGCAGGCTGCAGAACACGGCGAGCCCGCTCGCGTGGTCGACGAGCGTCGTGATGGCGCCGCCGAAGACCACGCGCCGGACCGGATCGCCGATCAGCTCGTCGCGCCAGGGCAGCCGCACGCGCGCCATGCGCGGGCCGACGTGCTCCACGACCATCCCGAGGCGGCGGCAGTGCGGGATGTGGTCGATCAGCTCCTGGCGGCCGTCGCCGAAGAGCTCGGCCAGCGCCAGGCGTTGCTCCGGAGGCGGCACAGCTGGACGCGAGTATCGTTCGGCCGTCGGCGAGGCAACCCGCGCGGTCGGCGGCGGCCGCGGCCGACCGACGGCCGCGCGGCTTGACCCCCGGGGCCGGGTCGGGGAACTTCGGGAACGGTGCAGCATCCCTGGCGACACGCCCTCGTGGTGGGGGCCTCCTCCGGCATCGGTGCGGCGGTGGCCCGGCAGCTGGCGGCGGGCGGCTGCCGTGTCGCGCTGGTGGCGCGACGGCAGGCCGAGCTCGATGCGCTGGCGCGCAGCCTCGACGACGCCGGCGGCGGGGCCGGCCCGCGCGCACTGGCGTTCGCGCACGACGTCACCGCCTACGACGAGGTGCCCGAGCGCTTCCGCGCCATCTGCCGCGAGCTCGGCGGGCTCGACCTCGTCGTCTACGCGGCGGGCGTCATGCCGCGCATCGCCCCCGACGAGTACACGTTCGCGAAGGATCGCGAGACCGTGGCGGTGAACGTCCTCGGCGCGATGGCCTGGCTCAACGAGGCCGCGCAGCGCTTCGAGGCGGCGGGGACGGGGACCATCGTCGGCATCGGCTCGGTCGCGGGCGACCGCGGGCGGCGCGGCAATCCCGCCTACCACGCGTCGAAGGCGGCGCTCGACACCTACCTCGAGTCGCTGCGCAACCGGCTCGCGCGGCACGGCGTGCGCGTCGTCACCGTCAAGCCCGGGCCGGTCGACACTCCGATGACGCGCGGCATGGATCGCCTGCCGTTCCTCGTGCCCGCGGACGACGCCGCGCGCGACCTCCTCGCCGCCGCGCGACGCGGCGTGCGCACGGCCTACGTACCGGCGCGCTGGCGGCCGATCATGTTCGTCCTGCGCAACATCCCGTCAGCGATCTTCGAGCGTCTCGACCTCTGAGCCGATGCACGCGCCCCTCTCCCACCTCGCGTCGGACCCGTCGGCGCTGAGCCGCGACCGCCTCCAGCGTGTCGCCGGCTGGGGCGGTGCGTCCAGCGCGATGAGCTGGGTGTACCGGCCGACGACGCTCGAGGGCGTCCACGCGGCGCTCGCGGCGGCGCGCGCGCACGGCCTGTCCGTCGGGCTGCGCGGCGCCGGGCAGAGCTATGGCGACGCGTCGCTGAACGGCGAGAACGTCACCCTCGACCTCTCGCGCATGACGCGCATCCTCGACTGGAACCCGGACACGGGCGTGGCGCGCGTCGAGCCCGGGGTGACGATCCGCCAGCTGTGGGAGTACGCGGTCGAGGACGGGTGGTGGCCGATGGTCGTGCCGGGGACGATGTTCGTCTCCCTCGGCGGCGCCGTCGGCGCGAACGTGCACGGCAAGAACGCCTGGAAGGTCGGCCCGATCGGCGACCACGTCCACGCCGTCGACCTGCTGCTGCCGAGCGGCGAGCAGCGCACGCTCACGCGCGACGCCGACCCGGAGCTGTTCCGCGCGACCATCGGCAGCTTCGGGCTCCTCGGCGTGGTCACCAGCGTCACGCTGTCGCTGAAGCGGGTGTACTCGGGCCAGGTCCTCGTCGAGGCGGCGACCGCGCCCCACCTCGACGCGCTGGTCGACGCGTTCGAGGCGCGCGCGCCCGAGGCCGACTACCTCGTCGGCTGGGTCGACCTCTTCGCGCGCGCCCCCGCGCTGGGGCGCTCCGTCATCCACCAGGCGAGCTATCTCGCTCCCGGCGACGATCTGCGGCCGGCGCGCACGCTGCGGCGCGAGAGCCAGGAGCTGCCGCCGACGCTGTTCGGCGTCGTTCCGAAGACGGTGCTCGGCCCGCTCATGCGCCCGCTGCTGAACGATCTCGGCGCCCGCCTCGTCAATACCGCCAAGTACCGCCTGAGCGTCGCGCAGGGGACGCACCGCTTCCTCCAGCCGCACGCCGCCTTCCACTTCCTGTTCGACTACATCCCGCAGTGGAAGCGCGCCTACGGGCCGGGCGGGCTGATCGAGTGGCAGTGCTTCCTGCCCGCCGCGGCCACGCGGGCGACGCTGCGCGAGATCGTCGAGCGCATGCAGCGTGCCGGCGTGCTGCCCTATCTCGGCGTCTTCAAGAAGCACCGCCCCGACGCCTTCCTCGTGAGCCACGGCGTCGACGGCTACTCGCTCGCCTGCCACTTCAAGGTGACGGCGTCGCGGCGGCCGGCGCTGTGGCGGCTCTGCCGCGAGCTCAACCGGGTGGTGATCGAGGCCGGCGGCCGCTTCTATCTCGCGAAGGACTCGACGCTCGAGCCCGGCGACCTCGAGCGCTCGCTCGGGGCCGGGTCGGTGGCGCGTCTGCTGGCGCTGAAGCGCACGTGCGACCCGGAGACGCTGCTCCAGACCGAGCTCTTCCGCCGCCTGT
The sequence above is a segment of the bacterium genome. Coding sequences within it:
- a CDS encoding endonuclease/exonuclease/phosphatase family protein; translation: MRGGRGRLVLATAVVVLLRVVAAAAPLRVASFNMLHGGLTSALGGDGERLEDRLRLASADLAGLDLDVLGLQEASVARDRGDMAARLAAALGMPAVVGAPPLTWFDRLTAAVLRLSEGPALVSRHPLIASRVWPLPRCGDSSARSLVCGEVAAPGATVTVCSTHIDGGACQLAALAQRIAARCPTTPLVVLGDLNATQHAPAVVQLLAVTGLRDTFRTAHPDEPGATVWQPVTSERSTVHRRIDYVFVAPGGGVDFDVRDSRVVLDRPHATPAGPLWPSDHRAVLAELAPVPAPAPASPPHCVRLGGV
- a CDS encoding GNAT family N-acetyltransferase, whose protein sequence is MSVSLRHACPDDATTIHALVTALAVYEREPDAVRVTPEILRAQLGAPQPPFECLLAEDDGVVCGFALFFSTYSTWVGKPGLWLEDLFVLPAHRRRGVGRLLLQRLAQLAEERGGGRLEWSVLDWNAPALAFYRELGAQAMDAWTIHRVHGPALRALAAG
- a CDS encoding PaaI family thioesterase; this encodes MKPRDALDNIPYARFLDVGVEEDADGIVCVLPFRDDLVGNAALPAIHGGVVGAFLELTALVGLLAVGETQRVPKPINFAVDYLRSVGPRTTRGRAAIVKHGRRIANVRVVAWQDDPAKPVAAGIGNFLL
- a CDS encoding PaaI family thioesterase; translated protein: MPPPEQRLALAELFGDGRQELIDHIPHCRRLGMVVEHVGPRMARVRLPWRDELIGDPVRRVVFGGAITTLVDHASGLAVFCSLPELTAIATLDLRVDYLRAAAPDHALVGEAHCYKLTRHVAFVRAAAWEVTPDDPFASCLATFMLGANSSLSPVARALRADKEPA
- a CDS encoding SDR family NAD(P)-dependent oxidoreductase, which codes for MQHPWRHALVVGASSGIGAAVARQLAAGGCRVALVARRQAELDALARSLDDAGGGAGPRALAFAHDVTAYDEVPERFRAICRELGGLDLVVYAAGVMPRIAPDEYTFAKDRETVAVNVLGAMAWLNEAAQRFEAAGTGTIVGIGSVAGDRGRRGNPAYHASKAALDTYLESLRNRLARHGVRVVTVKPGPVDTPMTRGMDRLPFLVPADDAARDLLAAARRGVRTAYVPARWRPIMFVLRNIPSAIFERLDL
- a CDS encoding FAD-binding oxidoreductase encodes the protein MHAPLSHLASDPSALSRDRLQRVAGWGGASSAMSWVYRPTTLEGVHAALAAARAHGLSVGLRGAGQSYGDASLNGENVTLDLSRMTRILDWNPDTGVARVEPGVTIRQLWEYAVEDGWWPMVVPGTMFVSLGGAVGANVHGKNAWKVGPIGDHVHAVDLLLPSGEQRTLTRDADPELFRATIGSFGLLGVVTSVTLSLKRVYSGQVLVEAATAPHLDALVDAFEARAPEADYLVGWVDLFARAPALGRSVIHQASYLAPGDDLRPARTLRRESQELPPTLFGVVPKTVLGPLMRPLLNDLGARLVNTAKYRLSVAQGTHRFLQPHAAFHFLFDYIPQWKRAYGPGGLIEWQCFLPAAATRATLREIVERMQRAGVLPYLGVFKKHRPDAFLVSHGVDGYSLACHFKVTASRRPALWRLCRELNRVVIEAGGRFYLAKDSTLEPGDLERSLGAGSVARLLALKRTCDPETLLQTELFRRLFPDALPVAPSRA